A single window of Agromyces aureus DNA harbors:
- the aceB gene encoding malate synthase A, producing the protein MNTTPAMTLDRERADAASARLPEPKPATGSFQTVEPRIEVARSGAERAASVDRADEILTPEALAFLATLHDRFAGTRHELLAERLKTRVDAANGRDPRFMPETAWIRDDASWRVAGPGPGLEDRRVEITGPTDRKMAINALNSGAKVWLADQEDATSPTWENVIGGQVTLFDFLRGDLSYTSPEGKEYRVTASETPTIVMRPRGWHLVEKHLTFHDRAGRAMPASGSLVDFGLYFFHNAQALIAAGRGPYFYLPKLESHREAKLWNDIFVFSQQALGIPQGTIRATVLIETIQAAFQMDEILYELRDHCAGLNAGRWDYIFSIVKTFRSRGRRWVFPDRKAITMTVPFMRAYTELLVQTCHKRGAHAIGGMSAFIPNRRDPEVTERALTAVSADKRREAGDGFDGTWVAHPDLIPTARAEFDAVLGDRPNQVDRLRDDVQVTAADLLDIPSIGGEVTEAGVRDNVSIAIRYIESWLRGTGAAAIDNLMEDAATAEISRSQIWQWLDNNTVTAEGTRIDQTSIVRLMAEAVAALPRFEGDRFDDAISVFRTVALEPEFPTFLTVGAYARFL; encoded by the coding sequence ATGAACACGACACCCGCCATGACCCTCGACCGCGAGCGAGCGGATGCCGCATCCGCCCGCCTGCCCGAACCGAAGCCCGCCACCGGCAGCTTCCAGACCGTCGAGCCCCGCATCGAGGTCGCCCGTTCGGGCGCGGAGCGCGCGGCATCCGTCGACCGCGCCGACGAGATCCTCACGCCCGAGGCGCTCGCGTTCCTCGCGACGCTGCACGACCGCTTCGCCGGCACCCGCCACGAGCTGCTCGCCGAGCGCCTGAAGACCCGCGTGGACGCGGCGAACGGCCGCGACCCGCGCTTCATGCCCGAGACGGCATGGATCCGCGACGACGCATCCTGGCGTGTTGCGGGCCCCGGCCCGGGCCTCGAGGACCGTCGAGTGGAGATCACCGGCCCGACCGACCGCAAGATGGCCATCAACGCCCTGAACTCGGGCGCGAAGGTCTGGCTCGCCGACCAGGAGGACGCCACGAGCCCCACCTGGGAGAACGTCATCGGCGGGCAGGTGACGCTCTTCGACTTCCTGCGCGGCGACCTCTCGTACACGAGCCCCGAGGGCAAGGAGTACCGCGTCACCGCGTCGGAGACCCCGACCATCGTGATGCGCCCGCGCGGCTGGCACCTCGTCGAGAAGCACCTGACGTTCCACGACCGCGCCGGGCGCGCCATGCCCGCGTCGGGCTCCCTCGTCGACTTCGGGCTGTACTTCTTCCACAACGCGCAGGCGCTCATCGCGGCCGGACGCGGGCCGTACTTCTACCTGCCGAAGCTCGAGTCGCACCGCGAGGCGAAGCTCTGGAACGACATCTTCGTCTTCTCGCAGCAGGCGCTCGGCATCCCGCAGGGCACGATCCGCGCGACCGTGCTCATCGAGACGATCCAGGCCGCGTTCCAGATGGACGAGATCCTCTACGAACTGCGCGACCACTGCGCCGGCCTCAACGCCGGTCGTTGGGACTACATCTTCTCGATCGTGAAGACCTTCCGCTCGCGGGGACGCCGCTGGGTCTTCCCCGACCGCAAGGCGATCACCATGACGGTGCCGTTCATGCGGGCCTACACCGAACTGCTCGTGCAGACGTGCCACAAGCGCGGCGCACACGCGATCGGCGGCATGAGCGCGTTCATCCCGAACCGCCGCGACCCCGAGGTGACCGAGCGGGCCCTGACCGCGGTCTCGGCCGACAAGCGCCGCGAGGCGGGCGACGGCTTCGACGGCACATGGGTGGCCCACCCCGACCTGATCCCGACGGCCCGCGCCGAGTTCGACGCGGTGCTCGGCGACCGGCCCAACCAGGTCGACCGCCTGCGCGACGACGTGCAGGTCACCGCGGCCGACCTGCTCGACATCCCGTCGATCGGCGGCGAGGTCACCGAGGCCGGCGTGCGCGACAACGTCTCGATCGCGATCCGCTACATCGAGTCGTGGCTTCGCGGCACAGGTGCCGCGGCGATCGACAACCTCATGGAGGACGCCGCGACCGCCGAGATCTCGCGCTCGCAGATCTGGCAGTGGCTCGACAACAACACCGTCACCGCCGAGGGCACGCGCATCGACCAGACGTCGATCGTGCGCCTCATGGCCGAGGCCGTCGCCGCCCTGCCGCGCTTCGAGGGCGACCGGTTCGACGATGCGATCTCGGTGTTCCGCACCGTGGCGCTCGAGCCGGAGTTCCCGACGTTCCTCACGGTGGGGGCGTACGCCCGGTTCCTCTGA
- a CDS encoding GNAT family N-acetyltransferase encodes MTRTTIRQARPTDAAALAELAADTFPLACPPSTTAEAIAEFIAVNFTVARFEGYLADPDRVIIVAEPDSGDLVGYTMLIGGDPSDADVAAVVVARPVVELSKFYTRASAHGTGSVAGPLMEGTLEAARATGAVAAWLGVNEENGRAIRFYEKHGFVKAGRKHFRLGDRDEEDWVLARPLTA; translated from the coding sequence GTGACCCGAACCACGATTCGCCAGGCCAGGCCGACGGATGCCGCGGCGCTCGCCGAACTCGCCGCCGACACGTTCCCGCTCGCCTGCCCGCCCTCGACCACCGCCGAGGCGATCGCCGAGTTCATCGCCGTCAACTTCACGGTGGCGAGGTTCGAGGGGTACCTGGCCGACCCGGATCGCGTGATCATCGTGGCCGAGCCCGACTCCGGTGACCTCGTCGGCTACACGATGCTCATCGGCGGCGATCCGAGCGATGCGGATGTCGCGGCAGTCGTCGTCGCTCGCCCCGTCGTCGAGCTCAGCAAGTTCTACACGCGGGCCTCGGCGCACGGCACCGGATCGGTCGCGGGGCCGCTCATGGAGGGCACCCTCGAGGCGGCGCGTGCCACCGGCGCGGTCGCGGCGTGGCTCGGCGTGAACGAGGAGAACGGTCGCGCGATCCGCTTCTACGAGAAGCACGGGTTCGTGAAGGCCGGGCGCAAGCACTTCCGGCTCGGCGACCGCGACGAGGAGGACTGGGTGCTCGCACGGCCGCTCACGGCCTGA